The Centroberyx gerrardi isolate f3 chromosome 7, fCenGer3.hap1.cur.20231027, whole genome shotgun sequence genome contains a region encoding:
- the LOC139932075 gene encoding ADP-ribosylation factor 1-like: protein MGNFASLFKNLFGKKEMRILMVGLDAAGKTTILYKLKLGEIVTTIPTIGFNVETVEYKNISFTVWDVGGQDKIRPLWRHYFQNTQGLIFVVDSNDRERVNEAKEELTRMLAEDELRDAVLLVFANKQDLPNAMNAAEITDKLCLHSLRNRNWYIQATCATSGDGLYEGLDWLSNQLKNAK from the exons ATGGGAAATTTTGCAAGCCTGTTTAAAAATCTctttggaaagaaagagatgaggaTCCTGATGGTAGGACTGGACGCTGCTGGAAAGACCACCATCCTGTACAAGCTCAAACTGGGAGAGATCGTTACCACAATCCCTACCATTG GTTTTAATGTTGAGACAGTAGAATACAAGAACATCAGTTTTACAGTGTGGGATGTGGGCGGTCAGGACAAAATTAGGCCACTATGGAGGCACTACTTCCAGAACACACAAG GCCTGATCTTCGTAGTGGACAGTAATGACAGGGAGCGAGTTAATGAGGCGAAGGAGGAGCTGACGCGGATGCTGGCTGAGGATGAGCTGAGAGACGCTGTGCTGCTTGTGTTTGCCAACAAACAG gACCTGCCCAATGCCATGAACGCAGCTGAGATCACAGACAAGCTGTGCCTGCACTCCCTGCGCAATCGCAACTGGTACATCCAGGCCACGTGCGCCACTAGTGGAGACGGTCTCTATGAGGGCCTGGACTGGCTTTCCAACCAGCTAAAGAACGCGAAATGA